The nucleotide window ATGATTCCTGTTGACAGAGAAAGCATGAGTGCCGGTATCTGGGATACCAGACCGTCGCCAACCGATAGAAGGCTGTAGGTGTCGATTGCCTGGCCGGCAGCGAGGTGGCGCTGGAAGATTCCAATCGCGAGCCCACCAATTAAATTGACCATGGTGATGACTATCGCCGCAACCGCGTCGCCGCGCACGAATTTGGATGCGCCGTCCATGGCGCCATAGAAGTCGGCTTCGTCGGCAATCTCACGCCGTCGCCGTCTTGCGTCCTGCTCATTTATCGCTCCCGATGCGCGGTCGGCGTCGATCGCCATCTGCTTGCCTGGCATCCCGTCAAGAGTGAATCGGGCTGCCACTTCGGCTACGCGCCCCGATCCCGAGGTGATCACCACGAACTGGATGACGATCAATATGAAAAAGACCACCAGTCCGACGACGATCGACCCTCCTATCACGAAGTGGCCGAAACTCGACACCACCACGCCCGCATATCCGTGCAGCAGGACCTGGCGGGTCACGGCCACATTTAGGCCAAGCCGGAACATCGTCGCTATGAGAACCAAAGTCGGGAAGACCGAGAAGTCCAGGGGGCGCTTTACCTGCATCGCAGTGAGCAGCACCAGTACGGATCCGGTGATATTGGCCGTGATCAGCAAGTCGATGAGGAAGGTTGGAAGCGGGATGATCAGAACTACAACAACGGCCACGACCGACAGAGGAACTGCCATGTGGGTCAGTTGTGTCCAGCGGTCGGTCTGTATCTTCGCGGCCTCAGGCATTTGGCCAGCCAGCAGGAAAGAGCTGCATGTGAGCCTCCATGGACGAAGTGGTGCAGTCACGTCCGTCCTTGGACATGGATTGGCCTTCCTGACCACCTAATGATACGACCCTTCCCTCTAAAGAATTGAGGGGCAGCTCTGCAAAATCCAAGCGGCGGTCAGCCAGACATCTGGTGGACTTCGCGAAATGCCCGCGCTGTCGGCGACAGGGAATAGACGAATGCCAAAAGCTGGGCCACAGCCGCGTAGAGCTGGGGAGGAACGACGTCATCTATTTCACATGACGCATGGAGCGCACGGGCAAGGGAGGGATTCTCGACGATTGCCACATTGCAGCTGCGGGCACGCTCCCGGATCGCCACAGCGTTGAAGTCGGCCCCCTTTGCCACCACACGGGGTGCCCGGTCTTTGTTTCGGTCATAGGCGATCGCAACGGCGAAGTGGGTCGGATTTGTCACCACTACATCCGCGGTGGCAATCGCCGCCATCATCCGCTGGCGAGAAAGCCGCCGTGCTTTGCTGCGGATGGCCCTGCGCATTTCGGGAGAGCCATCGCTCTCGCGCTGCTCATCCTTTATGTCCTGCCTCGACATGCGGAGCTCCTGCTGATAGGTGCGCCGCTGGAAGTAGTAGTCGACCCCTGCGAGGGCCAAAGCCAGCGCCCCTATTACACGCATCAGATTCGCGAGGGTCGATGCCGCGGCGGAAAGCGTCACCTGCAGGGGAAGGGTGCCCCCGCCGAGGACCCCGCCTACCAGCCTGCGCATGATGACATAGCCCACGCTTGCGAGCATGGCCAGCTTGAGAAGGGTCTTTCCCAAAGTCCAGAATCCCTGGCTCGAGTAGAGCCTTTTGAGCCCGGACTTGGGGGATATCCTGGAGAATTTCATCCGCATCGCCTTGGGCGTGAAGCGAAGTCCTACCTGGGCGACCGCAATTGCAACAGCGAGCCCGCCGCCGATCAGCAGTATCGGAAGCACTGTGAATGCCGCAGTCTCGAGCCCCTGTCCAAGGAGCGTCACCGCTGTCCCGGGGTCCGGATGGCCCATCGCCTGGGTGGCATGGTGCATGAATCCGGTTACGCGGTCTGCCGCCGCGCTGCCGAGCTTAGGCAACAATGAAGCGACCAGCAGGAAGCTTGCCCAGCCCCCGAGTTCGGCTGACCGTGCAACGTTGCCCTCCTCGCGGGTCTCCCTGCGGTGCTTGGCGGTGGGCTTTTCAGTGCGCTGCGATTTATCTGCCATCACAAACCGCCAAAAATTTGCGCCATGGCACGTCCGACCAGATTCACCACATCGTTTGGAAGCGCGACAATGGCAACGCTCACGCCAACCAGTGCAAGGGTCACCTGGAGAGGCATTCCAAAGACGAACACGTTGACCTGGGGCACGGCCTTGGCCAGAAATGCCAGGAGGATCTGAGTGGCAAAGAGAACGACGATCACCGGCGCGGCAATCTCAACTGCGGCCGCGAAGAAGGTGACCACGTCGCCGGTCACGCTCTGTGCCAGCGAGCCGAGTGTCACCGATCCAAAGCTTGTTCCCACCGCCTGAAAAGACCTCATAAAGCCTTCTACTATGACTACGGCCGCCCCCGTGGTGAAGAGAAGGGCGGTTAGAACCAGGTTGTAGAACTGGCCGAAAATCGCTGTCTGCTGTTGGGAAAGCGGATCGATAGCCCTTGGAAGGTTCAGCCCGGAGAATAGGTCGATCAGGCTTCCCGCGCCGGTCACGGTGGTTACGAAAAGGGCTACCACATATCCGAGCACTACTCCAACCAAGGCCTGGACCAGTATCTGGGTTATGACCTCGGCATCGCTATGGGGCAGCGCATCGTGCTGCAGCGTCCCTGCGGCAAAATAGGCGATTGCACCGGCAAGCCCGATCTTGACTTTGGCCGGAATCGACGGATTGGAAAACGGCGGGCAGAACATTACCCAGCCCACTGAGCGCACGAAGGCCAGCGCCAGGGCGACTGCAAAGTTGGCTGAGAGGTCGAAACTCATCAGCGTCCCGATATGACTTGGGGAATCGAGGTGTATAGATGCTCGGTGTAGGCCACGATTATCCCCAGCATCCAGTGGCCCAGGATAAGCAGGACTATGGCGATTGCCACCACCTTGGGCAGAAACGTCAGGGTGAATTCCTGGATGGAAGTCACAGCCTGGAAAACCGCAACTAGGAGTCCGACCGCGAGGCTTACCAAAAGCACCGGGCCAGCCAGCTCAGCGATGAGCACCAGGGCTTGAGACGCAAGGTTGAGAACAGTGGTGTCGTTCATGGCTTTAGCGGTTGAAGGAGATCAATAGTGAATGGACTACCAGCGACCACCCGTTCACCAGGACGAACAGAAGGATCTTGAACGGGAGCGAGATCAGAGTGGGTGGCAGCATATACATTCCCATCGACATCATGATCGCGGATACCACCAGGTCAATGATCATAAATGGTATGAAGATCATGAACCCAATCAGAAATGCGGTCTCGATTTCCGACAGCACGAAGGCCGGTATCACCGTGGTCAATGGCAGCGACTGTGGGTTCTTGGCGCTCTCGTTGCTGTACGAGGTGAAAAGTTTGAGTTCCTCTGTCTTCGTCTGTTTCAGCATCCACTGTTTAAGCGGCACTTCCCCGGTGTCGATTGCCTGAGTCGCTGTCAGGATCCCGTGCTCGTAGGGCTGGATAGCCACCTGGTTGATGGTCGACAGTACCGGGGCCATGATGAAAAGCGAAAGAATCAGCGCCAACCCTGCCAGCACCTGGTTTGGAGGAACCGTTTGCGTCCCGAGCGCGTTTCGCGTTAGTGACAGCACGATAAACACGCGGGGAAAGGCCGTCATGAGCATAAGTACCGAAGGTGCTATGGCCAAGACCGTCAGAACAACGATGATAAGTACAGAGGTCGAGGGATTTTTCAGCCCGCCGATGTTGACATTGATGCTCGAAGCCGCGGCAAGCAGTTCAAGAGTCATTTTCGGTCCCCGCGGGCGCCGAGTGCTTTAAAACCATTGGTACTCCCTCAGGAGTGCCGGGACGTTAGTGCCGGACAGTCATCTCCCGTAGACGGTCTATAAAGGCATCCCATGCCCCTGGGGAAGTTCCCCCAGCACCTGACGCCGTCCCTGGCGCCAGGAGTTGATCGCTACCACCATCCGACACCGCAACGGGCGGGTCACTATCCACCCATTCGTCTCCATCGAACTCAGCCAGCAGCGTCATCTGCTGGTTGCTCTGACCGACGAGGAACGTGCGCCGTGCCACCCTGACGACGAGCAAAGACACGTGCTGGCCGAGCGAGCGCCGTGACAAGACTTCTATATGCCCAAGCTGCTTTCCTCCCAGCCGCCCAATTCCGTTGAGCTGGTGCTTTTGAGCGAATCGCGCTAATAAGAGAAGTCCCGCGATGATTAGGCCCAGAACCAGGACCATCCGTCCGAAGGCCAGCAGAGAGGTTCCCATTTTCTAGAGGTCCTTGTCGGAGACGATCTCGGTTATACGGATTCCGTATTCGTCGCCCACCTCGACCACCTCACCCCTGGCAAGCACGACTTCGCGGTTGAGCACGATCTCGATCGGCGCACCGACTGGCTGGTCCAGTTCGATCACCTTGCCAGGACGCAGGTCGCTCAGCTCGCCGAAGGTTAGCTTGGTCTTTCCAATCCATGCCGATACCTCCACCGAAACATTGCGGAACTGCACCTCCCGCACGCGTAGCCTCTCCTCGTCCCTGTCGTCAGGCAAAGACGCTTTCGAATCCGGCGGCAGGCCGTCGAAGCCCTCTAAGGCCGTCATCTTGTAACCTCCTCTTTGATCTCGCAAGCTTTGTGCACTCCTGAACTGCACATTTCTGCCAGGGCAACCAGCAGCCCATCGGCGCGCACCTCAAGCGGGCGGCCCTTCGGGTGACCCAGGCCGAACATGTCGCCGACCTGGAGTGTGAGCAGCTCGGCCGGAGTGGTCACCATGCTAGGGAACTGAAACACGACATTGAAGGGAATATCCATAAGGCGGCGGCGGGTGTCGGCGGCCACTGAATCTTTCTGGCCCTCGCCCATAAGAGCCGTCTTGGCATGCAGGCTGTCGATCAGCGTCCGCACCATTTGGAGAGGAAAGATGATAAGCACCTCACGCGGAGGCCGGCTGGCCACGCAGAAGAGCATGCGGGCCACCATGCACATTTCGGATGGTGAAGCAATCGAGACGAACAGGATATTGCCTTCCTGCGCCTCGAGAATTGGCACCGTGGACTGGATTCTGGCGAAGGCCTTGCCCAGTTCGCCAATCAGATCCTCCACTATGGGTTCGAGGAATGCCTGATCAAGTTCGCTGGGTATCCGCCCTGTGAAGTCGTCGTCTCCCGAACCTGCAAGCCGCAGGTCAACGATGGCCAAGACTTCGTCAGTTGGGATCGTCAGGGCAGCCCGTCCTGCAAGCGGAGGCAATGAAAAGGTGAAGAAGTAGGTGCCGGTCTCCAGGTCGGCCGCCAGGTCGCTCCAGGTCAGCTGGTCCAGCCGCACAATCTCTAATACACAGGGCTGATGAAGAGTCGAAGTGAGTTTTTGCGTCGCCGAGCGGGCAAAGGTTTCGAGCAGCCCGTGGACCACTTGCAGGTTGACTCGCTCGATAACGTCTCCGCGGCGAAAATCGTGATTTCTGATCTCTTTTCCATTCTGGCTCATCGGAAACCCGCGTCTCGAATTATGTTCGTCATGGCTTGAAGGTGCTGGTAGGGCTGATTATTATGTTGACCCTGCGGTTCTGTGCCTGCCCTGCAGGCGTAGAATTTGGTGCCAGCGGGTGATACTGGCCGTAGCCAATCAGAGCGACCTGCCCCGGGTCCATGCCATCGACCGTTGTCATGCGGATCAGAACCGTGGTTGCCCTGGCGGCTGACAGCACCCAGTTGTTTGGGTAGGGGCCTCCGATAATTGGATTGTTGTCGGTATAGCCGACGACTTCGATCGCATTCGAGAATCCAATGAGGGCGCCTGCAGACGTGTCGACCACCTCCATCCCGATGGGCGTCAGGTCGGCCACGTCCGAGCTGAAAAAGGTTGAGTCGGCGACAAGGCCTTCCACAAGCCCGGATGAATTGATGGAGAAGGTGACATCCCCCAGCAGTCCCTTGCTCTTTAGCGCGGCGGTCAGTTTTTGCTCGATCTGCTTGAGCTGATTGGTCTGTTGATTGGCCTGTGTCAATTCGTTGGTCTGTGGCGCTGTCGAGTTCTGGCTGAGGTTTGTCGTTCCATGGGGCACCTGCGAAAGCAGGGCCCTCGTAACCGACTGCTTGAATTCCTGGTACTTCGCCTGGTCGATCGTCGAGATGGCGTAAAGCACGATGAACAGGACCAATAGCAGGGTGATCATGTCGGCGTAGGTGAGCAGCCATCGCTCCTGGCCTCCCTCGCCAGCCTCTTCGGCGCCTGCACCCGAATGTTTGGTGCGCCGCAATGGCGAACGGATTTTTCCCTTCATGGGTCCGGATGCGCTCATGCGGCGGCATCCGGAGCCTCCAGTGGGCCTCGAGCCGGCGTCTCACCGCGTTCTGAAGGCGAGAGATGCGCGTACAGGCGGTCTTTGAGCTCTGTAGTCGATGCATTCAGTTGCATAGTGAGCAGTCCCTCCACCACCATTTCGCGGAAGGAGACTTCCTCATCGGTGAGACGGCGCAGCTTGTTGGAGATTGGGAGCCAAACCGCGTTTGCGAGCAGCACGCCCCAAAGAGTGGCGGTGAAGGCTGAAGCGATTGCCGGTCCAAGCTTGCCGGGTGAACTGAGCTGGCCAAGCACGCCGATCAAGCCAACAACTGTTCCAAGAATTCCAAACGTTGGAGAATATCCTGCCAGATCAGAGAAAAACTTGGCCGCTATCTGATGCCGCCCTCTAAGGCCGTCGATTTCCGTTGCCATGAGATCAGCCACGCGATCGGGTTCCGACGTCGAGATGATGAGTTCGATGCCCTTTTTCAGGAACATATCATCGGTCTCCAATTCCTCGAGAACCAACGGGTTGGTCCGTGCCTCCTTTGCGATTGCCAGCAGAGAGTCGATGGTTGCCCGGATATCCGGGCCCTTGCGTGGCTTGACCACGATGAGGAGTGCTTTGGGGATTACCCGAATCTGGCGGAACTCGAATCCGGCCATCGATGCACCGAGGCTTCCCCCGACAACCAGGATCATCGACGAGATCTTGATGAGCGAGCCGATGTTTTCATGGTCCATCGTCATAGCACCCAGCAGCGCACCGATGGAAATAATGATACCGATAGGGGTCATTGCTCTTTTACCTGAGTCAAGATCGGCACGTCGGCCGCCATCACGTGTGCAGGTGCCGCCTTACTCTGCTGGGGACCATGGTGGACCCGGCGCAGCTGGGAAACTTTCTCGGCACGGATTCTCTCGATGACGACATTTGAATCATTCGCCACGATAATGTGACCTCCGTTTATCAGGTAGACCGCCGATTGCCCGTCCGCCCCATCCTCCACGCGCTCTATGAGGTCCTCATTCAGGTAGATCCTTGATCCGTCAAGCTTCTGTACTGCTATCACGCCGTCTCCGTTCCCAGATAGGGAATTTCATACCCCAGATTACGGCCCAATGGGGTTCAGAATTGAGAGGTGCCGCATGCGAATCATGCATATCAACGGCCTGCAGCCGATCCGAATCAAAGCGAAGCGCCAGTCCTGCTTGCGCGTCGCCTGTCCCGGATTGGCTTCAAAGGCCAATGCAATCAGAAGTACTACTGGCCTGCCGGAGCATCTATTGTTTTTCTAGCTGATGCTAGATAAACTGTGGTGCAGCTCGAGAAAGTCAATGAGGAATTTCAAATGTCAGATGTCGATCGGCCTGAGCACACTCATGAAAGCCGGGAAGAGGACCGCGTCGTTATCGACGAAGGTATGCGCCGCTGGTACAAGTCTTGTCCCTGCTGCATGAGTGCAGCGTATCCAAAGATCAAGTTCGCTCTGGACGAGGAGAAGTATTCTTAAGGCCCTATTGGTACGAAGCCAGGGTGCCGCAGATGACAAGCTGCCGGTCAGGTGCTTTGATCGCCAGCCTCAGGAACCCAAGTTAGCCAGATCTATGCTGGCGTCGGCAAGCCGGCCGGCGTCGACAGGCCGGCCGGCTCTTATCAGCGCCTCGATAGCGTCGCCCTGATCCCATATGTTGGCATTCATCGCCGCAGCAACCTTGCCGTGGCGTATCCAGAAGGCGATAAACTCGCGCCGCGAGACGTCGCCCCGCAGTACGACCTTGTCGAAGGCCGGAGCCCAGCCACGGTATTCCATGCCAAATTCGTACTGGTCGGAGTAGAAGAACGGAATCTTGTCGTAGGCGACATTTTTTCCAAGCATGTTCTTTGCAGCTATTGGGCCTTGATTTAGTGCCGCCGACCAGTGCTCGAGTCGGATGTGCTGGCCATAGGCCGGGTAAAAGACGTTGGCGACATCACCTGCGGCGAAAATGCCAGGGATGCTGGATGCGAGGTGCTCGTCGGTTACGATGCCGTTGTCAAGTGCCAGCCCCGCAGCCTGGGCCAGCTCTGTCCGGGGGGCCACCCCGACGCCCACGACGACCACCCCAGCGGGGAGCGTAGTTCCATTGCCGAGAACGACCTCCTCAACTTTGCTGGTGCCGCGAAACGATTCGATGCCAACTCCGAAGTGCAGTTTGACCTCGTGCTCAGCATGCAGGTCTTTGTAGATTTTGCCAACCTCTTCGCCCAGCACCCGCTTGAGAGGTACTGACTCGAGTTCGACCAGCGCTACTTCTGCACCGAGTTGGCGGGCCGAGGCCGCAACCTCCGCACCGATCCATCCCGCTCCGATCACGACTACCGGCACAGCCGTATTGATCGCTTGGCGCAGTGCGTCGGAATCGGCGACGCTGCGCAGGTAATGGATCCCGGCAAGTTCAGAGCCCGGTATCGACAAGCGCCTTGGAGAGGCCCCGGTCGCCACGAGGAGCTGGTCATAGCGGATACGTTCTCCGCCCAAGAGTTCGATCTCCGACGACCTGGGGTCGATGCCGGTGACCACTGTCGAGGTGCGCAGCTCGATGCCTTGAGTGTCGTAGAAGTCGGCCTGGTGAACGGCAGCGGAGTCGAACTCGTCCTCGCCCCGCAGGTATCCCTTCGAGAGAGGGGGGCGCTCATAAGGGCGGACCGGCTCCTCGCCCAAGAGGATAACCCGCCCTTCGAAACCTTCGCTGCGAAGTGTCTCAGCCGCTTTTGCCCCGGCAAGGCTGGCTCCAACTATAACGAAGTTCTGCGGTGATGGCATATGCCGGCTCCTCTCCTTTGCCTCAATCCAGGCACCGCCTGTCACAGTAAGCCGTTTCGGCGAGGTTGTTCGCGGACTAGGAATAGGCAATATCTCGGATCTAAATTTCGCTCAGCTCTTTGATTCCTGTGACATCCGTTCTTCAGCGGGCCAGATGTCAACTCTTTTCACTTGGTTTTCCAACTGCTGTGGCTGCCTAATCCGATTCTGTCCCATCAGGAGTGAGTTGTCAATAGAGGCTGGGCTGGTAAAGGTTGTGCTGACAGGCAGTTTCAAAGTGGCGGACCGTCGTGCTTGGCATGGCTTAGACTTCGCGGGCAGATCGCCTGCTTTCCGTGGTTTTTTCTGGATGTGCCCTGTGAGGCTGCTCTTGATCGTTGCCCTGGCATATCGAAAACGAAAAGCAATAATGCGATAAGTTCCATGAGCGATGTCCCCGCCCGGCCCAGGTTTAGTATCGTGGCTTTTAGGTCAAAGTCTTGTTGGGCAGATTTCTTTTACTGCCTGCATTCCAATGAGTCCCTTCATAAGTGTTCAATGGTCACTCATTCGAGGAGGAAGTTATCATGACACCAGTTGACAGCTTTGGAGCCCGGAGCAGTCTCGCGCTGGATGCAAAGAACTACCGGATATGCCGTCTTGCAGCCCTAAGTGATATTGCCGACATCGCCCGCCTGCCCTATTCGATCAAGATACTCCTTGAAAACCTGCTCCGTCATGAAGACGGGCGCCTAATCACCTCGGAAGATGTAGTTGCGTTGGCACAATGGTCGGGGCATAAAGAAGAAGAAAGCGTCGTGGCTTTCACGCCCGAGCGGGTTCTGCTCCAGGACTTTACAGGGGTGCCCGCCGTTGTCGACCTGGCGGCGCTGCGCGATGCTCTGGCCGAGCTGGGTGGTGATCCAGCTCTTGTAAGTCCAAGAGTGCCGGTTGAACTCGTCATAGACCATTCCGTTATTGCCGAGGTGTCCGGG belongs to bacterium and includes:
- a CDS encoding EscU/YscU/HrcU family type III secretion system export apparatus switch protein produces the protein MADKSQRTEKPTAKHRRETREEGNVARSAELGGWASFLLVASLLPKLGSAAADRVTGFMHHATQAMGHPDPGTAVTLLGQGLETAAFTVLPILLIGGGLAVAIAVAQVGLRFTPKAMRMKFSRISPKSGLKRLYSSQGFWTLGKTLLKLAMLASVGYVIMRRLVGGVLGGGTLPLQVTLSAAASTLANLMRVIGALALALAGVDYYFQRRTYQQELRMSRQDIKDEQRESDGSPEMRRAIRSKARRLSRQRMMAAIATADVVVTNPTHFAVAIAYDRNKDRAPRVVAKGADFNAVAIRERARSCNVAIVENPSLARALHASCEIDDVVPPQLYAAVAQLLAFVYSLSPTARAFREVHQMSG
- a CDS encoding type III secretion protein, with the protein product MSFDLSANFAVALALAFVRSVGWVMFCPPFSNPSIPAKVKIGLAGAIAYFAAGTLQHDALPHSDAEVITQILVQALVGVVLGYVVALFVTTVTGAGSLIDLFSGLNLPRAIDPLSQQQTAIFGQFYNLVLTALLFTTGAAVVIVEGFMRSFQAVGTSFGSVTLGSLAQSVTGDVVTFFAAAVEIAAPVIVVLFATQILLAFLAKAVPQVNVFVFGMPLQVTLALVGVSVAIVALPNDVVNLVGRAMAQIFGGL
- the fliQ gene encoding flagellar biosynthesis protein FliQ; the protein is MNDTTVLNLASQALVLIAELAGPVLLVSLAVGLLVAVFQAVTSIQEFTLTFLPKVVAIAIVLLILGHWMLGIIVAYTEHLYTSIPQVISGR
- the fliP gene encoding flagellar biosynthesis protein FliP; amino-acid sequence: MTLELLAAASSINVNIGGLKNPSTSVLIIVVLTVLAIAPSVLMLMTAFPRVFIVLSLTRNALGTQTVPPNQVLAGLALILSLFIMAPVLSTINQVAIQPYEHGILTATQAIDTGEVPLKQWMLKQTKTEELKLFTSYSNESAKNPQSLPLTTVIPAFVLSEIETAFLIGFMIFIPFMIIDLVVSAIMMSMGMYMLPPTLISLPFKILLFVLVNGWSLVVHSLLISFNR
- a CDS encoding flagellar motor switch protein FliN, with protein sequence MTALEGFDGLPPDSKASLPDDRDEERLRVREVQFRNVSVEVSAWIGKTKLTFGELSDLRPGKVIELDQPVGAPIEIVLNREVVLARGEVVEVGDEYGIRITEIVSDKDL
- a CDS encoding motility protein A, whose protein sequence is MTPIGIIISIGALLGAMTMDHENIGSLIKISSMILVVGGSLGASMAGFEFRQIRVIPKALLIVVKPRKGPDIRATIDSLLAIAKEARTNPLVLEELETDDMFLKKGIELIISTSEPDRVADLMATEIDGLRGRHQIAAKFFSDLAGYSPTFGILGTVVGLIGVLGQLSSPGKLGPAIASAFTATLWGVLLANAVWLPISNKLRRLTDEEVSFREMVVEGLLTMQLNASTTELKDRLYAHLSPSERGETPARGPLEAPDAAA
- a CDS encoding flagellar protein FlbD, which translates into the protein MIAVQKLDGSRIYLNEDLIERVEDGADGQSAVYLINGGHIIVANDSNVVIERIRAEKVSQLRRVHHGPQQSKAAPAHVMAADVPILTQVKEQ
- a CDS encoding NAD(P)/FAD-dependent oxidoreductase, with the translated sequence MPSPQNFVIVGASLAGAKAAETLRSEGFEGRVILLGEEPVRPYERPPLSKGYLRGEDEFDSAAVHQADFYDTQGIELRTSTVVTGIDPRSSEIELLGGERIRYDQLLVATGASPRRLSIPGSELAGIHYLRSVADSDALRQAINTAVPVVVIGAGWIGAEVAASARQLGAEVALVELESVPLKRVLGEEVGKIYKDLHAEHEVKLHFGVGIESFRGTSKVEEVVLGNGTTLPAGVVVVGVGVAPRTELAQAAGLALDNGIVTDEHLASSIPGIFAAGDVANVFYPAYGQHIRLEHWSAALNQGPIAAKNMLGKNVAYDKIPFFYSDQYEFGMEYRGWAPAFDKVVLRGDVSRREFIAFWIRHGKVAAAMNANIWDQGDAIEALIRAGRPVDAGRLADASIDLANLGS